In Aestuariibaculum lutulentum, one DNA window encodes the following:
- a CDS encoding DUF4890 domain-containing protein has translation MKKIIAIAIALISLQGIAQERRQFADRMERPHRMNDLTPEQAATLRTKHMTLNYDLTKSQQDEIYKLNLENAKAKKDMMESLKAKKESGEWQNPSSEERYKMMNDRLDHQIAVKAKMKNILTKEQYSKWEDTQAKMKQRAQKMKKDMPQRQFEDKRDRK, from the coding sequence ATGAAAAAAATTATAGCTATCGCAATCGCTTTGATATCACTACAAGGTATTGCACAAGAGAGAAGACAATTTGCAGATCGTATGGAGAGACCTCATAGAATGAACGACCTTACTCCAGAACAAGCCGCAACGCTGAGAACAAAACACATGACCTTGAATTACGATTTAACAAAATCGCAGCAGGACGAAATATATAAATTGAATTTAGAAAATGCCAAGGCTAAAAAGGATATGATGGAGTCTTTAAAAGCTAAAAAAGAAAGTGGTGAATGGCAAAATCCAAGCAGTGAGGAGCGTTATAAAATGATGAATGACCGCTTAGACCATCAAATAGCTGTAAAAGCTAAAATGAAAAATATCTTAACAAAAGAGCAGTATTCTAAATGGGAAGATACTCAGGCTAAGATGAAACAAAGAGCTCAAAAAATGAAAAAAGACATGCCTCAAAGACAATTTGAAGACAAAAGAGATAGAAAATAA